One Halanaerobium hydrogeniformans genomic window, AGGCAATGTCTGGGATCTAACAGTGATTGGTGCTGGCCCGGCTGGAATGACAGCAGCAATTTATGCGGTAAGAAAGGGATTGAAGGTGCTTTTAGTTGCCAGGGATATAGGAGGACAGGTTCTAGAAACAGATATAATAGATAATTATCCACCTGAATATAATGTTAGCGGACCTGATCTGATGCAGGATTTTTTAGATCACCTGAGAAACTATAAGATCGATACCCTGTTTGGAGAAGAAGTTATTGAGATCAAAGTTAAAGAAGCTGGCCATCAGATAATCGTCAAAAGTGGTAAAAAAATCAATACAGATGCAGTCATAATTTCTGCCGGTACCAAAAAACGTCACCTTGGTATCCCTGGTGAAAGCCAATTAAAGGACAAAGGTGTAAGTTACTGTGCTACCTGTGATGGATTTTTATATGAAGGCCAGCCAGTTGCAGTAGTTGGTGGAGGTAATTCCGGTCTTGAAGCAGCCCTTGATATGGCCAGAATAGCAGAGAAGGTTTATCTTCTGGTCAGAAGTGAGCGGCTTTCTGGTGATCAAACTCTACAGGATAAGGTAATGAATTCGGATAAAATTGAGATCTGCTGGTCCTATCAGGCGATTAAGATTAATGGTGATACTAAGGTAGAGTCACTTTTAATTAAAAACCTAAATACCGGCAAACAGAGAAAGCTTAATGTTGATGCAGTATTTATAGAAATCGGATTGCTTCCAAACAGCGGTTTTATCTGTGAAGATCTTAAAATAAATGATTATAATGAAGTAATGATAGATCAAAACAATCAAACAAGTGTCGAAGGGATTTATGCAGCTGGAGATATAACTGATATAAAGGACAAACAGATTATAGTAGCAGCAGCAGAAGGTGCCAAAGCAGCTTTAAGAGTAAATGAGTATTTGAGCTAAATTTTGCTTTTTCCGTCAATTCACGTTTCTATTATTAAATATTTTCACAAATCTGGGCGGTTTAAAAGCTGTCTGGATTTTTTGTCTTTTAGAGGAGATATGTCTTTATTCTTGAATATAATAGATAAGAAAAGAAATATATTTTTATTATTTTAATTATAATTAAAATTAACTATATTAATCAAGGAGAGATATTATGACTAAAGTAAAATGGGGAATTTTAGGTTGTGCAAATATTGCAAGAAAAGCTACTATACCA contains:
- a CDS encoding FAD-dependent oxidoreductase, which codes for MNKSDIEIYTKQWCPYCRRAKAMLRSLELEYIDYDITDDKELYEEMVERSGHKTIPQIFIDGENIGGYDALIEKISSGELDYLIDFEIPECEGNVWDLTVIGAGPAGMTAAIYAVRKGLKVLLVARDIGGQVLETDIIDNYPPEYNVSGPDLMQDFLDHLRNYKIDTLFGEEVIEIKVKEAGHQIIVKSGKKINTDAVIISAGTKKRHLGIPGESQLKDKGVSYCATCDGFLYEGQPVAVVGGGNSGLEAALDMARIAEKVYLLVRSERLSGDQTLQDKVMNSDKIEICWSYQAIKINGDTKVESLLIKNLNTGKQRKLNVDAVFIEIGLLPNSGFICEDLKINDYNEVMIDQNNQTSVEGIYAAGDITDIKDKQIIVAAAEGAKAALRVNEYLS